In Danaus plexippus chromosome 17, MEX_DaPlex, whole genome shotgun sequence, one DNA window encodes the following:
- the LOC116771141 gene encoding general vesicular transport factor p115 isoform X1 — translation MLFTRHLNKVVINVFHRNKIYYVSIYKVERLVERASNSTLLEDRRDACRALKAMSRKYRLEVGAQGLDTLRQILELDRADNETVNYALDTLNNIVSPAQFEEEEDKPHIPMNIGDQFTEMFIKDPHNIQLVLDLLDEYDFRVRLSAVQLLESVLTNRTKDIQEIILDKPMGVSKMMDLLADTREVIRNETLLLLIKLTKGNANIQKIVAFENAFDRLFEIVTSEGYSDGGIIVEDCLLLMLNLLKNNSSNINFFKEGSYIQKMLPMFNIPENSEEVGWSPQKVVNVHCMLQLVRTLVSPSNSIQIISSCQKIMKNVGLLDALCNILMASGVPADILTETINTVGEVVRGDATNQDFIGNVIAPSYPPRPAIIVLLMSMVNEKQPFALRCAVLYCFQCYLYHNESSQSNLVQTLLPSSSDVSSLTSGQILCGGLFSSDVLSNWFSAVALKHALIDNPTQKEQALRVLLATNIGSTPVSLLHQCTLLLQQTTKLQSKVALLMLLSTWTAGCSGAVAAFLAAPGGVPLLVHHAGSNEHDDNEYLLQGLSAFLLAICIHFNDDSVTTYSRDALKQLLVKRIGMETFVAKLSDVSKHELYNRAAKHPQLRVASPSDVLIDYEFCKLFKSLEGPLMESVSMSPGRSSPEPQLEQYKSLIRQQDARLQELVQQLETLTAHAQHLQGALNEAQSANSLLRDENTLLKAQVGNSGSDHEDRIRQLTGEVARLKEELEGVRRSHSARDEELEKMRRDQNDLLELLDDQDLKLTEYKMRLMNLGQSIDEDNVVEPEDNPSRVNNKTVDGTDYIVTPPL, via the exons atgttatttacaaGACATCTCAATAAAGTTGtcataaatgtatttcatagaaataaaatttactatgtATCTATTTATAAG GTTGAGCGTTTGGTAGAGAGAGCAAGTAATTCCACCCTCCTGGAAGATCGTAGAGATGCTTGCCGGGCATTGAAAGCTATGTCCAGGAAATACAGGCTTGAAGTTGGTGCTCAAGGGTTAGATACTCTGAGACAG ATTTTAGAATTAGACAGAGCAGACAACGAAACTGTGAACTATGCGTTGGACACGTTAAACAATATCGTTTCTCCGGCTCAATTTGAGGAAGAAGAGGATAAACCTCACATACCAATGAACATCGGCGACCAGTTCACGGAAATGTTCATCAAAGACCCGCACAATATACAATTAGTGTTGGATCTTCTCGACGAATATGACTTCCGAGTTAGGTTGTCTGCGGTGCAGCTTCTCGAGTCCGTGCTCACAAACAGAACCAAGGACATCCAAGAGATCATTCTAGATAAGCCAATGGGTGTGTCCAAAATGATGGATCTCTTGGCAGACACGAGGGAAGTCATACGAAACGAAACACTGTTGTTGCTGATCAAATTGACGAAGGGCAATGCGAACATACAGAAGATTGTGGCCTTCGAGAACGCCTTCGACAGACTGTTCGAGATCGTGACCAGCGAAGGATATTCAGATGGGGGGATCATCGTGGAAGACTGTCTGTTGCTGATGTTGAATCTGTTAAAGAATAACAGcagcaatataaattttttcaaagaGGGTAGTTACATACAGAAGATGTTGCCGATGTTCAACATCCCAGAGAACTCTGAAGAGGTCGGCTGGTCGCCACAGAAAGTTGTTAACGTGCATTGTATGCTGCAGCTGGTGAGGACTCTGGTGTCCCCCAGCAACTCTATCCAGATTATATCGAGTTGtcagaaaattatgaaaaatgtcGGTCTCTTGGATGCGCTATGTAACATCCTCATGGCGAGTGGAGTGCCAGCGGACATACTGACGGAGACGATCAACACTGTTGGTGAAGTGGTCAGAGGCGACGCCACTAACCAGGACTTCATAGGAAACGTCATCGCGCCGTCGTATCCCCCGCGGCCGGCGATCATAGTGCTCTTGATGTCTATGGTCAACGAGAAACAGCCTTTTGCATTGAG ATGCGCCGTGCTGTATTGCTTCCAATGTTATCTATATCACAACGAGAGCAGCCAGTCTAACTTGGTCCAGACGTTGCTGCCGTCGTCGTCGGACGTGTCGAGCCTGACGAGCGGTCAGATCCTCTGCGGGGGTCTGTTCTCGTCGGACGTGCTGTCGAACTGGTTTTCGGCGGTGGCCTTGAAGCACGCGCTCATCGATAACCCCACGCAGAAGGAACAGGCGCTGAGAGTGTTACTCGCTACCAACATAGGCAGCACGCCGGTGTCGCTGCTCCACCAATGTACTCTGCTGCTGCAGCAAACCACCAAGCTACAGTCCAAG GTAGCTCTCCTCATGTTGCTGTCGACGTGGACGGCGGGCTGTTCCGGGGCCGTGGCGGCGTTCCTGGCGGCCCCGGGCGGAGTCCCGCTGCTGGTGCATCACGCCGGGAGCAACGAACACGACGACAACGAGTACCTGCTGCAAG GTCTGTCAGCGTTCCTGCTGGCTATATGTATCCACTTCAACGACGACTCGGTGACCACCTACAGCAGGGACGCCCTCAAGCAGTTGCTGGTGAAGCGGATCGGCATGGAGACGTTCGTGGCCAAGCTGAGCGACGTGTCCAAACACGAGCTCTACAACAGGGCCGCCAAACATCCGCAACTGAGAGTCGCCTCGCCCTCAGACGTGCTCATCGACTACGAGTTCTGCAAACTCTTCAAGAGTCTAGAAG GCCCCCTAATGGAGAGCGTGTCGATGAGTCCGGGCAGGTCGTCCCCGGAGCCCCAGCTGGAGCAGTACAAGTCCCTGATCCGTCAACAAGACGCGCGCCTCCAGGAGCTGGTGCAGCAGCTGGAGACGCTCACGGCACACGCACAACACCTCCAG GGCGCTCTGAACGAGGCTCAGTCAGCCAACTCCCTGCTCAGAGACGAGAACACACTGCTCAAGGCGCAGGTCGGGAACTCCGGCTCGGACCACGAGGACAGGATACGACAGCTGACCGGGGAGGTGGCCAGGCTCAAGGAGGAGTTGGAGGGAGTCAGGAGGAGTCACAGCGCCAGGGACGAGGAGCTGGAGAAGATGAGGAGGGACCAGAACGATCTGTTGGAGCTACTGGACGATCAG GATTTGAAATTGACGGAATACAAAATGAGGTTAATGAATCTCGGCCAATCTATAGACGAAGACAATGTCGTCGAGCCCGAAGATAACCCGAGTCgtgtaaataacaaaacggTCGACGGAACAGATTACATCGTGACCCCGCCTTTATAG
- the LOC133319344 gene encoding vesicle transport through interaction with t-SNAREs homolog 1A translates to MSTLIQSYEQQYSILTAEITAKIGRLKTAHEDDRDQLSREIQSNFEEANDLLEQLELESRGSGGGSRVPAYRAELQRVRDEFRSAVTNNATYNIDPEEYEDWSMVNEQKQKLLDNTERLERTGKTLNDGYRAVLETEEIGAAVLQDLNLQRETIQRSRTRLRETDEQLSRSGRLMNTMVTRALQQRAVLAAVLLVLVILAALGVYRAVT, encoded by the exons atgtcGACATTAATTCAATCATATGAACAACAGTATTCTATTCTTACGGCTGAAATTACTGCAAAAATAGGGCGACTTAAGACAGCTCATGAAG ATGACCGTGATCAATTATCAAGAGAGATTCAGTCAAATTTCGAGGAGGCCAATGATTTG ttggAGCAATTGGAATTAGAATCTCGCGGCTCTGGTGGAGGGTCAAGAGTTCCGGCCTACCGTGCGGAACTGCAACGAGTCAGGGATGAGTTCAGATCAGCTGTCACCAATAATGCTACTT ATAACATAGACCCTGAGGAATATGAAGACTGGTCGATGGTGAATGAACAGAAACAGAAGCTTTTGGACAATACTGAACGGCTGGAACGGACGGGGAAAACCTTGAACGATGGTTACCGAGCGGTGCTGGAGACGGAAGAGATCGGGGCGGCGGTGCTCCAAGACCTCAACCTGCAAAGAGAAACCATACAGAGATCCAGAACACGG CTACGTGAGACGGATGAACAGCTGTCTCGCTCTGGACGTCTCATGAACACTATGGTGACCCGAGCTCTGCAGCAGCGTGCTGTTCTAGCCGCTGTGCTGCTAGTCTTGGTCATTCTAGCAGCACTAGGGGTATATCGTGCTGTTACTTAG
- the LOC116771141 gene encoding general vesicular transport factor p115 isoform X2 produces the protein MDFLKSGLKTVLGAPESGQQPSVAETVERLVERASNSTLLEDRRDACRALKAMSRKYRLEVGAQGLDTLRQILELDRADNETVNYALDTLNNIVSPAQFEEEEDKPHIPMNIGDQFTEMFIKDPHNIQLVLDLLDEYDFRVRLSAVQLLESVLTNRTKDIQEIILDKPMGVSKMMDLLADTREVIRNETLLLLIKLTKGNANIQKIVAFENAFDRLFEIVTSEGYSDGGIIVEDCLLLMLNLLKNNSSNINFFKEGSYIQKMLPMFNIPENSEEVGWSPQKVVNVHCMLQLVRTLVSPSNSIQIISSCQKIMKNVGLLDALCNILMASGVPADILTETINTVGEVVRGDATNQDFIGNVIAPSYPPRPAIIVLLMSMVNEKQPFALRCAVLYCFQCYLYHNESSQSNLVQTLLPSSSDVSSLTSGQILCGGLFSSDVLSNWFSAVALKHALIDNPTQKEQALRVLLATNIGSTPVSLLHQCTLLLQQTTKLQSKVALLMLLSTWTAGCSGAVAAFLAAPGGVPLLVHHAGSNEHDDNEYLLQGLSAFLLAICIHFNDDSVTTYSRDALKQLLVKRIGMETFVAKLSDVSKHELYNRAAKHPQLRVASPSDVLIDYEFCKLFKSLEGPLMESVSMSPGRSSPEPQLEQYKSLIRQQDARLQELVQQLETLTAHAQHLQGALNEAQSANSLLRDENTLLKAQVGNSGSDHEDRIRQLTGEVARLKEELEGVRRSHSARDEELEKMRRDQNDLLELLDDQDLKLTEYKMRLMNLGQSIDEDNVVEPEDNPSRVNNKTVDGTDYIVTPPL, from the exons ATGGATTTTCTTAAAAGCGGTCTCAAAACAGTCCTCGGAGCACCGGAGTCTGGTCAACAACCATCGGTCGCTGAAACG GTTGAGCGTTTGGTAGAGAGAGCAAGTAATTCCACCCTCCTGGAAGATCGTAGAGATGCTTGCCGGGCATTGAAAGCTATGTCCAGGAAATACAGGCTTGAAGTTGGTGCTCAAGGGTTAGATACTCTGAGACAG ATTTTAGAATTAGACAGAGCAGACAACGAAACTGTGAACTATGCGTTGGACACGTTAAACAATATCGTTTCTCCGGCTCAATTTGAGGAAGAAGAGGATAAACCTCACATACCAATGAACATCGGCGACCAGTTCACGGAAATGTTCATCAAAGACCCGCACAATATACAATTAGTGTTGGATCTTCTCGACGAATATGACTTCCGAGTTAGGTTGTCTGCGGTGCAGCTTCTCGAGTCCGTGCTCACAAACAGAACCAAGGACATCCAAGAGATCATTCTAGATAAGCCAATGGGTGTGTCCAAAATGATGGATCTCTTGGCAGACACGAGGGAAGTCATACGAAACGAAACACTGTTGTTGCTGATCAAATTGACGAAGGGCAATGCGAACATACAGAAGATTGTGGCCTTCGAGAACGCCTTCGACAGACTGTTCGAGATCGTGACCAGCGAAGGATATTCAGATGGGGGGATCATCGTGGAAGACTGTCTGTTGCTGATGTTGAATCTGTTAAAGAATAACAGcagcaatataaattttttcaaagaGGGTAGTTACATACAGAAGATGTTGCCGATGTTCAACATCCCAGAGAACTCTGAAGAGGTCGGCTGGTCGCCACAGAAAGTTGTTAACGTGCATTGTATGCTGCAGCTGGTGAGGACTCTGGTGTCCCCCAGCAACTCTATCCAGATTATATCGAGTTGtcagaaaattatgaaaaatgtcGGTCTCTTGGATGCGCTATGTAACATCCTCATGGCGAGTGGAGTGCCAGCGGACATACTGACGGAGACGATCAACACTGTTGGTGAAGTGGTCAGAGGCGACGCCACTAACCAGGACTTCATAGGAAACGTCATCGCGCCGTCGTATCCCCCGCGGCCGGCGATCATAGTGCTCTTGATGTCTATGGTCAACGAGAAACAGCCTTTTGCATTGAG ATGCGCCGTGCTGTATTGCTTCCAATGTTATCTATATCACAACGAGAGCAGCCAGTCTAACTTGGTCCAGACGTTGCTGCCGTCGTCGTCGGACGTGTCGAGCCTGACGAGCGGTCAGATCCTCTGCGGGGGTCTGTTCTCGTCGGACGTGCTGTCGAACTGGTTTTCGGCGGTGGCCTTGAAGCACGCGCTCATCGATAACCCCACGCAGAAGGAACAGGCGCTGAGAGTGTTACTCGCTACCAACATAGGCAGCACGCCGGTGTCGCTGCTCCACCAATGTACTCTGCTGCTGCAGCAAACCACCAAGCTACAGTCCAAG GTAGCTCTCCTCATGTTGCTGTCGACGTGGACGGCGGGCTGTTCCGGGGCCGTGGCGGCGTTCCTGGCGGCCCCGGGCGGAGTCCCGCTGCTGGTGCATCACGCCGGGAGCAACGAACACGACGACAACGAGTACCTGCTGCAAG GTCTGTCAGCGTTCCTGCTGGCTATATGTATCCACTTCAACGACGACTCGGTGACCACCTACAGCAGGGACGCCCTCAAGCAGTTGCTGGTGAAGCGGATCGGCATGGAGACGTTCGTGGCCAAGCTGAGCGACGTGTCCAAACACGAGCTCTACAACAGGGCCGCCAAACATCCGCAACTGAGAGTCGCCTCGCCCTCAGACGTGCTCATCGACTACGAGTTCTGCAAACTCTTCAAGAGTCTAGAAG GCCCCCTAATGGAGAGCGTGTCGATGAGTCCGGGCAGGTCGTCCCCGGAGCCCCAGCTGGAGCAGTACAAGTCCCTGATCCGTCAACAAGACGCGCGCCTCCAGGAGCTGGTGCAGCAGCTGGAGACGCTCACGGCACACGCACAACACCTCCAG GGCGCTCTGAACGAGGCTCAGTCAGCCAACTCCCTGCTCAGAGACGAGAACACACTGCTCAAGGCGCAGGTCGGGAACTCCGGCTCGGACCACGAGGACAGGATACGACAGCTGACCGGGGAGGTGGCCAGGCTCAAGGAGGAGTTGGAGGGAGTCAGGAGGAGTCACAGCGCCAGGGACGAGGAGCTGGAGAAGATGAGGAGGGACCAGAACGATCTGTTGGAGCTACTGGACGATCAG GATTTGAAATTGACGGAATACAAAATGAGGTTAATGAATCTCGGCCAATCTATAGACGAAGACAATGTCGTCGAGCCCGAAGATAACCCGAGTCgtgtaaataacaaaacggTCGACGGAACAGATTACATCGTGACCCCGCCTTTATAG
- the LOC116771395 gene encoding 40-kDa huntingtin-associated protein produces the protein MATDLSASFNEQYININTKLKKRFMRKPNITEAANEFLALAIQCEHSEQPAFAGQTYVGAAKCEASIGNLLGEAEHYISAARQFMKAEKKLAALKFHSPDRENLEAAIGCYTQALSKYPEKSPIRTSILLELAEELVSLDLKSEALVYYEQALETATNGVVNLMCSRKIINLLIDCRKYEYALEMANKICESNTHIPEGVLTELQVSRVLLALLVEPAEEIRSDSLKQFLDDLLNDEDSTALPFNMDLRLKLQSIVISSSMDPQSLVSVVASSKPHFTMQQRELLETLILEKQT, from the exons ATGGCAACCGATCTCAGCGCTAGTTTTAATGAACAATACATTAACATCaacacaaaactaaaaaa gagGTTTATGAGAAAACCTAATATAACAGAAGCTGCAAATGAGTTCTTAGCACTCGCGATACAATGTGAGCATTCGGAACAACCAGCGTTTGCAGGTCAAACGTATGTGGGGGCCGCTAAATGTGAGGCTTCGATTGGTAATTTGCTCGGTGAAGCGGAGCATTACATATCAGCTGCGAGGCAGTTTATGAAGgctgaaaaaaaattggctGCCTTAAAATTCCACAGCCCTGATAGAGAAAATTTGgag GCAGCAATTGGCTGCTACACACAGGCGCTAAGTAAATATCCTGAGAAGTCACCGATACGGACCTCTATCTTGCTAGAACTGGCTGAAGAATTAGTTTCTCTGGATCTAAAGTCAGAAGCCCTAGTGTATTATGAACAGGCTTTGGAGACTGCTACCAATGGGGTGGTCAATTTGATGTGCTCTcgaaagataataaatttgcTAATTGATTGTA gGAAATACGAATATGCTTTGGAGAtggcaaataaaatatgtgaatcCAACACTCATATTCCGGAAGGTGTTTTAActga gCTTCAAGTGAGCAGAGTATTGTTAGCACTGCTCGTTGAACCCGCAGAGGAAATTAGAAGCGACTCACTCAAACAGTTCTTGGATGATTTACTCAACGACGAAGATAGCACTG CTCTTCCCTTCAATATGGATCTGAGACTAAAACTCCAGTCGATCGTAATATCCAGCAGTATGGACCCCCAGTCTCTAGTCAGTGTGGTCGCCAGTTCCAAGCCACACTTCACCATGCAGCAGAGGGAATTACTTGAAACACTCATACTGGAAAAGCAGACATAA
- the LOC116771261 gene encoding serine/threonine-protein kinase RIO3 translates to MSNPWKKVTEPTNTQNLADIMSEQYARGLQIKEELRFAEQISQLDLNLSTGNSEVSPEILREIEESSVKDYCDSDAIIAKVLQCQYDKAYDDELKMVEKKKNGEAKVSVSYDNYRNIPEHLLYDSESDDDDTEMMSNKDWDRFETNEKEFASLPKRGFIMKDGAMVTKHDSVINGRRNACKVMAFPPEVCTGDGAGFDMKLSNAVFNQLREHTRWNQARKHKMLDRKESQATAEMGLDEATRLILFKLINNGLLEDINGIISTGKESVVLHANSDQSYPDMILPKECAIKVFKTTLNEFKTRDKYIEADYRFKDRFSKQNPRKIVHMWAEKEMHNIMRLQKIGLNCPEMVVLKKHVLVMSFIGKDSKPAPKLRDVILKPEKWQSVYNEVVEAMHKLYKEGHLVHADLSEYNILWWENKCWFIDVSQSVQPDHPHGLQFLLRDCRNIINFFEKKNVPEMITADDLFKSITGFEEIDVNMLEGVHTTYNSLSSRFEIAPDDNRNISYPFEYCWQNSSKIKNKPMGSDEDDEFSEMWEHSIQDKLLDGAANFGNELPVTVNKHDSLKNVNEILPDKEDIGCSGVDKKS, encoded by the exons atgtcgaaCCCCTGGAAAAAAGTAACAGAACCTACTAATACACAAAACTTAGCAGATATTATGTCTGAACAATACGCCAGAGGCCTTCAGATCAAAGAAGAGTTACGTTTTGCTGAACAAATATCTCAACTAGATCTCAACTTGAGTACAGGAAACTCGGAGGTTTCTCCCGAAATTCTCCGAGAAATTGAAGAATCGAGTGTTAAGGATTATTGCGACTCGGATGCCATTATTGCGAAAGTGCTTCAGTGCCAATATGACAAAGCATATGACGATGAGTTAAAAATGGttgaaaagaagaaaaatggtGAGGCAAAAGTATCTGTATCTTATGACAACTATCGAAATATTCCGGAGCACTTGCTGTACGACTCAGAGTCAGACGATGACGACACCGAAATGATGAGCAACAAAGATTGGGATCGTTTTGAAACAAACGAAAAAGAATTCGCGAGCCTACCGAAAAGAGGCTTCATCATGAAAGATGGTGCAATGGTCACCAAGCATGATAGTGTTATCAATGGCAGAAGAAATGCTTGTAAAGTTATGGCATTTCCGCCTGAAGTCTGCACAGGGGACGGTGCTGGGTTTGATATGAAGCTATCAAATGCTGTATTTAATCAACTGAGGGAGCATACCAGATGGAATCAAGCTAGAAAGCATAAAATGTTAGACAGAAAGGAAAGCCAAGCAACAGCTGAAATGGGCTTGGATGAAGCAACGAGACTTATTCTTTTTAAGCTAATTAATAATGGACTTTTGGAGGATATCAATGGTATTATATCCACTGGAAAAGAATCGGTCGTGCTCCACGCCAATAGTGATCAGTCATATCCAGATATGATCCTTCCCAAGGAATGTGCAATCAAAGTGTTCAAAACAACACTCAATGAGTTTAAAACACgcgataaatatattgaagccGACTACAGGTTTAAAGACAGGTTCTCAAAACAGAATCCCCGTAAAATTGTTCATATGTGGGCAGAAAAAGAGATGCATAATATAATGAGACTACAAAAGATTGGCTTAAACTGCCCCGAGATGGTTGTTCTAAAGAAGCATGTCCTTGTCATGTCATTTATCGGCAAGGATAGTAAACCAGCTCCAAAACTGAGGGATGTTATACTTAAGCCAGAAAAATGGCAGAGTGTTTACAATGAAGTTGTTGAGGCGATGCataagttatataaagaaGGGCATCTTGTACATGCCGATCTGTCCgagtacaatatattatggtGGGAGAATAAGTGCTGGTTCATTGATGTGTCACAGTCCGTGCAGCCAGACCATCCTCACGGTCTCCAGTTCCTACTGAGGGACTGtcgcaatattattaat tTCTTTGAAAAGAAGAATGTTCCGGAAATGATAACAGCCGACGATCTATTCAAGTCCATCACAGGCTTTGAAGAAATTGATGTCAATATGTTAGAGGGTGTTCACACCACATACAACTCTCTATCATCACGTTTTGAAATCGCTCCTGATGATAACCGTAACATCAGCTATCCATTCGAGTATTGCTGGCAGAATTCCAGTAAGATTAAGAACAAGCCAATGGGCAGTGATGAAGATGATGAATTTAGTGAAATGTGGGAGCATTCAATACAAGACAAACTTCTAGATGGCGCTGCAAACTTCGGCAACGAGCTCCCCGTTACAGTAAATAAACATgacagtttaaaaaatgtcaatgAAATTCTACCAGACAAAGAAGATATAGGCTGTAGTGGTGTAGACaagaaatcttaa
- the LOC116771475 gene encoding large ribosomal subunit protein eL34-like has protein sequence MVQRLTFRRRLSYNTKSNQRRIVRTPGGRLVYQYVKKPKKIPRCGQCKSKLRGIQPARPAERSRLCYRKKTVKRVYGGVLCHKCVKQRIVRAFLIEEQKIVKVLKAQQATARPSKKAAK, from the exons ATGGTACAGCGTCTTACATTTAGACGACGTTTGTCGTACAACACCAAGTCGAACCAAAGGAGAAT AGTAAGAACTCCTGGTGGTCGTCTTGTTTATCAATATGTGAAGAAGCCCAAGAAGATCCCGAGATGTGGCCAGTGCAAGAGCAAGCTGAGAGGCATCCAGCCGGCAAGGCCTGCTGAGCGTTCCAGACTTTGCTACCGTAAGAAAACTGTGAAACGTGTATATGGTGGTGTCCTCTGCCACAAGTGCGTAAAACAGCGCATCGTCAGAGCCTTCCTGATTGAAGAACAGAAAATTGTCAAGGTCCTTAAGGCCCAGCAAGCCACCGCTAGACCCAGCAAAAAGGCCGCAAAATGA